A DNA window from Micromonospora sp. NBC_01739 contains the following coding sequences:
- a CDS encoding DUF6308 family protein yields the protein MITADDLVAVQLLSVTVPAEAAIGLLDGDLGRQISGLLAQIPTDVELGTDRAEDLVADGHAADRAWHLLDEQKGIDFVIAGKVMARKCPHLIPVYSRVVRCLYGNPKMVWLRLHRRLAADRGVLRAELALLR from the coding sequence CTGATTACCGCCGACGACCTCGTCGCGGTGCAGCTGCTGTCGGTGACCGTGCCGGCCGAGGCCGCCATCGGCCTGCTCGACGGAGACCTCGGCAGACAGATCAGCGGCCTACTCGCCCAGATTCCTACGGACGTCGAGTTGGGCACCGATCGCGCGGAGGACCTGGTGGCCGACGGGCACGCCGCCGACCGGGCATGGCACCTGCTGGACGAGCAGAAGGGCATCGACTTCGTGATCGCCGGCAAGGTCATGGCCCGCAAGTGCCCTCACCTCATTCCCGTCTACAGCAGGGTCGTCAGGTGCCTGTACGGCAATCCCAAGATGGTGTGGCTGCGACTGCACCGGCGGCTCGCGGCGGACCGCGGCGTCCTGCGCGCCGAACTGGCTCTGCTCCGATGA